ATGCTCGACCTCCAGCAGCGGCAGGCCGGCACTCCCGGCCCGGGTGCTGAGCGACAGCCCGCGCCCCTCGATCACCGGGTCGAGCCGGGCCAGCCTGGCATCGAACTCACGCAACTGAACCGCCGCACCCGTGCGCGCCGCGAGCAACCGCTCGACGCGTGGCGCCACCTGGTCGGCCTGGGACAGGACGAGCCGCAGTGCCACCACGAGCACGGCGACAAGCGTCAGCACCACGGCCAGCAGGGTGAGGGCCCAGCGTCCTATCCGGCGTGAAGGAGGCATCGGACCCTCACATCAGCACGATGTCGTACTGCTCCTGGGAGTAGTGGCTCTCGACCTGGAAGCGAATGGTCTTGCCGATGAACGCCTCCAGGTCGGCCACGGCCGCGGACTCCTCGTCGAGCAGCCGATCCACCACCGGCTGAGAGGCCAACACCATGTAGGTTTCGGCGTTGTAGGCGCGCTCTTCACGCAGAATCTCGCGGAAGATCTCGTAGCATACCGTCTCGGCGGTCTTCAGGGTGCCGCGGCCGCTGCAGGTGGGGCACGACTCGCACAGGGTCTGCTCCAGGCTTTCACGGGTACGCTTGCGCGTCAGCTGTACCAGCCCCAGCTCGGTGACGCCGGTGCACTTGGTCTTGGCGTGATCGCGCTCCAGCGCCTTCTCGAGCACCCGCAGCACCTGGCGCTGATGCTCCGGGTCCTCCATGTCGATGAAGTCGATGATGATGATGCCGCCGAGGTTGCGCAGGCGCAGCTGGCGGGCGATGGCGTTGGCCGCCTCGAGGTTGGTCTTGAAGATGGTTTCCTCGAGGTTGCGATGGCCCACGTAGCCGCCGGTATTGACGTCGATGGTGGTCATCGCCTCGGTGGGGTCGATCACCAGGTAGCCGCCGGACTTGAGCTGCACCTTGCGCCCCAGCGCCTTTTGGATCTCGTCCTCGACGCTGTAGAGGTCGAAGATCGGCCGCTCCCCGGGGTAGTACTCGATACGCGCCGAGGAATCCGGCATGAACTCCTCGGCGAACTCGAGCAGCTTGACGTAGTTCTCCCGCGAGTCGATGCGCACCTTCTCGATCTCGTCGCGCATCAGGTCGCGCAGGGTGCGGATGAACAGCGGCAGGTCGTCGTAGATGACACTGGGTGCCGGCGCGGTCACCTTGCGCTCGCTGACCTTGCGCCACAGCCGCAGGAGAAAATGCATGTCGGCATAGAGTTCCTCCTTGCCCACGTTCTCCGCTGCCGTGCGCACGATGAAGCCGCCGGTGATCTCGATCTCCTGCTCGGTCTGACAGAGCTCGAGCAGCTCGCGCAGACGCTCGCGCTCGCGCTCATCCTCGATGCGCTGGGAGACGCCATGATGGGGGGAGTCGGGCATGTACACCAGGTAGCGCGACGGCACCGAGAGATGGGTGGTCAACCGCGCTCCCTTGGTGCCGATGGGGTCCTTGGTGACCTGGACCACCAGAGCCTGGCCCTCGTGCAGCAGCTGGCCGATGGACGCCTGCTCCTCCGGCGGGGTGCCGGGCGGCATCACCTCGTGGGCATGGATGAAGGCCGCACGATCGAGGCCGATATCGACGAAGGCCGCCTGCATGCCGGGGAGCACCCGCACCACGCGACCCTTGTAGATATTGCCGACGATGCCGCGTCGGCGCGTCCGCTCGATCAGCGCCTCCTGCAGCACGCCATTCTCCACCACCGCCACGCGGGTTTCCATCGGCGTCAGGTTGATCAGTACTTCGCCGCTCATGCGGAGGTCCTTGTCCAGTTCAGTCTTCGCCGCATTATGACATAGTGATGCGGCTAGACAGCATTACCGACTGCGTGCCACAGCGGCACGCCCTGTCGTTCGAGCAGCCGCGCCGTCTCGAACAGCGGCAACCCGACCACCGCCGAGTGGCTGCCCTCGATGCGTTCGACGAAGATCGCCGCCAACCCCTGGATGGCGTAGCCGCCCGCCTTGTCGGCCGGCTCACCGGTAGCCCAGTAGGCCGCCATCTCCCTTTCGTCGATCCGGCGCATGCACACCCGCGTGGCCACGCAGGCGTCGAGCAGGCCGGCAGGCCCCGTCACGGCCACGGCGGTAAGCACCTCGTGAGCGCGCCCCGACAGCAGGCGCAGCATGGCGGCCGCCTCGGCGCGGTCGGCAGGCTTGCCGAGAATCCGGCCGTCGCATACCACGGCGGTATCCGAACCCAGCGTCGGCAGCGTGGTGAGCCGTCCTCCCGCCACCGCCTTGTCCCGCGCCAGACGCACGACATAGGCTTCCGGGCGCTCTCCGGCAAGTGGTGACTCGTCGATGTCGACCGGCCTCACTTCGGCCGCCACGCCAATGCTGGCCAGCAGCTCGCGCCGCCGCGGCGAGGCCGACGCCAGACACAGTACGGCAGGGCTCGACGCCTCGGTCATGGGAGCCGCTCCATCAGTCGTGACTCAGCAGGCGACGTTCCAGCGCCTGGAACATGGTGACCAGCCAAGGCCACAGCGCCGCGCCGATGAGCGATGGCAGCAGGAAGGCGAGGTGCATCGAGAAGGGGCCGAACAGGGTACGCAGCCACTGCTCGACCAGCTGCACCAGCCCCAGCAGCACCAGGATCAGCAGCGCCTGCTGGACCAGGGAGTAGGTGCGAAAGCGCGGATAGACCAGCGCCGAGAGGAAGGCCAGCAGCGACAGGGTCAAGGCGTTCTGGCCCAGCGGGGCGCCTTCGATGAGATCGAGCAGGATGCCGAGCACGAAGCCGTGCAGCACACCGACCCGGTCGGGCGTGGCCATGCACCAGTAGATCAGCATCAGGCCGAGCCAGTCGGGACGCCAGATCTGCCAGCCTTCGGCCAGCGGCATCACCTGCAGGCACAGCGCCAGGAGCAGGGTGACCCACACCCAGGCCAGAGGCGTTCGCGGTCCGCTCGGCATCAGCTCTGCTCCTCCGTGGCGGGAAGGAGGGAGGCGTCGACCTCGCCCCCCTCGCTCTCCTCGGGTTCGGGCAGTTCGCGATCCCACATCTCATCCTCCGGGACCGGCGCCGGCTCGGGCGGGAAGATCAGCAGGAAGTGTCGCGAACGCTGCAGGCGCGCCACCGGCTCGGCCGTCACCCGGGCGAAGGGCTGACCCGGGTCGTGCACCACCTCGGTGATTCTTGCCACCGGATACCCCGGCGGGAAGCGCCCGGCCAACCCGGAGGTCACCAGCAGATCCCCCTCGCGGATGTCGGCCGTGTCGGGCACGTGCACGACGCGCAGGGAGTCGTACTGGCCGCTGCCCTGCAGCACGAAGCGCAGCCCGTTGCGATTGACCTGGACCGGCAGCGCATGGCTGGCATCCGCCACCATCAGCACCCGGCTGGAGTAGGCCGAAACGGCCGTCACCTGCCCCACCAGCCCCGAGGCATCCAGCACCGGCTGGCCCACGTAGACGCCATTGCGACGCCCGCGATCGATCACCATCTGGTGGGTGAACGGGTCGGAGTCCAGGGAGAGCAGCTCGGCGGTGATGTACTCCGCCTCCGAGCGCGCCGCGGCACCCAGCAGCTCGCGCAGGCGCACGTTCTCCGCTGTCAGGCTCGACATGTGCTGCACCCGGTGCGACAGGTGCAGGATCTGCTCGCGCAGCCGGCGGTTCTCCTCCACCAGGCCACGCTGGTCGGAAAGCGCCAGCGACCCCCAGGCCAGAATGTCGCTGGGCACGGCGACCAGCCACTGGATCGGCGCCACGACGGTGGTCAGCTGCGCTCGGACCTCTTCCATACGGGTAAAGCGGTGATCGACGAACATCAAGGCAGAAGCGGCCACCGCACACAGCAGCATGCGGTAACCGGGCACAGAACCGTGCGAGAACAGCGGTTTAATAGACGTTCCCCCCGCACCGGGCGCAGCACGTCGGCTGGCCGCGCCTGTTCATCCGTCGATTCGCACTGGTAGGCGGTCTGGCGCCAGCGTCAGTCGCTCGAGAGCAGCTCGAAGGTGTGGCGATCGATCATCTCGAGCGCCTTGCCACCCCCACGCGCCACGCAGGTCAGCGGGTCTTCGGCCACGATCACCGGCAGGCCGGTCTCCTCGGCGATCAGCTTGTCGAGGTCGCGCAGCAGGGCGCCACCACCGGTCAGCACCAGGCCACGCTCGGCGATGTCGGAAGCGAGTTCCGGCGGTGACTGCTCCAGCGCGCTCTTGACCGCGGCGACGATCGAGGAGAGCGTCTCCTGCAGGGCGTCGAGAATCTCGTGGGAATTCAGGGTGAAGCTGCGCGGGATGCCCTCGGCCAGGTTGCGCCCGCGCACGTCGATCTCGCGCAGTTCGCCGCCGGGGTAGGCGCAGCCGATCTCCTCCTTGATGCGCTCGGCGGTGGCCTCGCCGATCAGGCTGCCGTAGTGGCGCCGCACGTAGGCGGAAATGGCCTCGTCGAAGCGGTCGCCGCCGACGCGGATCGACTCGGAGTAGACCACGCCGTTGAGCGAGATGATGGCGATCTCGGTGG
This portion of the Billgrantia sulfidoxydans genome encodes:
- the rng gene encoding ribonuclease G produces the protein MSGEVLINLTPMETRVAVVENGVLQEALIERTRRRGIVGNIYKGRVVRVLPGMQAAFVDIGLDRAAFIHAHEVMPPGTPPEEQASIGQLLHEGQALVVQVTKDPIGTKGARLTTHLSVPSRYLVYMPDSPHHGVSQRIEDERERERLRELLELCQTEQEIEITGGFIVRTAAENVGKEELYADMHFLLRLWRKVSERKVTAPAPSVIYDDLPLFIRTLRDLMRDEIEKVRIDSRENYVKLLEFAEEFMPDSSARIEYYPGERPIFDLYSVEDEIQKALGRKVQLKSGGYLVIDPTEAMTTIDVNTGGYVGHRNLEETIFKTNLEAANAIARQLRLRNLGGIIIIDFIDMEDPEHQRQVLRVLEKALERDHAKTKCTGVTELGLVQLTRKRTRESLEQTLCESCPTCSGRGTLKTAETVCYEIFREILREERAYNAETYMVLASQPVVDRLLDEESAAVADLEAFIGKTIRFQVESHYSQEQYDIVLM
- a CDS encoding Maf family protein, with product MTEASSPAVLCLASASPRRRELLASIGVAAEVRPVDIDESPLAGERPEAYVVRLARDKAVAGGRLTTLPTLGSDTAVVCDGRILGKPADRAEAAAMLRLLSGRAHEVLTAVAVTGPAGLLDACVATRVCMRRIDEREMAAYWATGEPADKAGGYAIQGLAAIFVERIEGSHSAVVGLPLFETARLLERQGVPLWHAVGNAV
- the mreD gene encoding rod shape-determining protein MreD, with protein sequence MPSGPRTPLAWVWVTLLLALCLQVMPLAEGWQIWRPDWLGLMLIYWCMATPDRVGVLHGFVLGILLDLIEGAPLGQNALTLSLLAFLSALVYPRFRTYSLVQQALLILVLLGLVQLVEQWLRTLFGPFSMHLAFLLPSLIGAALWPWLVTMFQALERRLLSHD
- the mreC gene encoding rod shape-determining protein MreC; this encodes MLLCAVAASALMFVDHRFTRMEEVRAQLTTVVAPIQWLVAVPSDILAWGSLALSDQRGLVEENRRLREQILHLSHRVQHMSSLTAENVRLRELLGAAARSEAEYITAELLSLDSDPFTHQMVIDRGRRNGVYVGQPVLDASGLVGQVTAVSAYSSRVLMVADASHALPVQVNRNGLRFVLQGSGQYDSLRVVHVPDTADIREGDLLVTSGLAGRFPPGYPVARITEVVHDPGQPFARVTAEPVARLQRSRHFLLIFPPEPAPVPEDEMWDRELPEPEESEGGEVDASLLPATEEQS
- a CDS encoding rod shape-determining protein gives rise to the protein MFKRLRGLFSSDLSIDLGTANTLIYVRGRGIVLDEPSVVAIRQSGNMRSVAAVGADAKRMLGRTPGNITAIRPMKDGVIADFTVTEQMLQHFIRKVHQSTFLTPSPRVLVCVPCMSTQVERRAIKESAEGAGAREVFLIEEPMAAAIGAGLPVDDAQGSMVVDIGGGTTEIAIISLNGVVYSESIRVGGDRFDEAISAYVRRHYGSLIGEATAERIKEEIGCAYPGGELREIDVRGRNLAEGIPRSFTLNSHEILDALQETLSSIVAAVKSALEQSPPELASDIAERGLVLTGGGALLRDLDKLIAEETGLPVIVAEDPLTCVARGGGKALEMIDRHTFELLSSD